The genomic region CGAGCATGCCCTGCGGCCCCAGCCAATAGTCCATCGAGGCCTCGGGGAAGAGCTGAAGCCCGAGGAAAACCCGCCGCTCCCGCGGCACGTCAGCAAGCCGCTTGTCCCAGTCGTGATCGAGCAGGCCGAGCACGGCCACGTCGCGCATGCGCACCTTGTGCTTGAGCCGCTTCAGCGCGTCGAGATAATGGCAGTTGTAACGGTCGCGCTTGAGGAACCGCCAGACGTTGAAGAAGGCGCCACGTAGCGCGTAGTAGCCAAAAATCCGCCAGAATTTTGCCAGCGAGAACCGCTTGGCATCGCGGACATAGGCCGGCGCAAAATCTTCCCTGCAGAGCTGGCCGACCGCCGCGTCGATATCCTCCGTTGAGGGCTCGCGCAGCAAGACCGGCTTTCCGCGGCGCATGAGCATCACCTGGTCCGGAATGATCGAGGTCGTCATCTCCAGGAAGTCGATGCCGCGCCGCCGTGCAACGCGCTCCATCACGTCCATGACATAGCGGTCGATAGTGAAGGTCATGACGAGGGCGGGGCCAAGCTTGTCAAAGGCCTGCTCGATCGCCTGCGTCATGCCGCCGATCATTTTGAGCGCGAGATCGCGATCGACGCTCCTGAGCACGCGGCAGCGCAGGATGATGTCGGCGCATCCGTCCGCGCCGAACCGGTCAAGCGCCGCGGCCGCGGCATCGTCCCGGTCGGCGAAGCGATAGAAATCGTCGACCAGCGAATAGTCGCCGTCGTCTCGCAGGTCACTGAGCACGACCGCGTCGGCGAACTCAATGCGCGAGGCCAGGTATTTCCACCAGGCCGTCGTGCTGTGAATGGTGAAGAAGACGATCCGGGGCATCAGCTCTGGTTCGCGCCTTCTTGGGTGGCTCCGGCCAGGAAGGGACTGCTCGGCAGGTTGATGCAGCGCGTGTTCATGTCCTCGGCGACGGGAAGCGCTGCACGCGGGCAGGCGCGGTACATCGGCAAGAGATGCATCGGCGTCCACAGCGGGCGGGCGCGAATGCCGTGGCCATGCAGGGCTTCGAGCAGACGGTCGCGTTCCAAAGCGTATTCGCGGTCGAGCACCAGCGTGTTGAGCCAATAATTGCTCTCAGAACCCTTCGGCTCGCGATAGATGCGCGCGCAGGGGAAATCGCTGAACGCATCGAGATAGCGCTCGGCGAGCACGCGCTTGGCCGCGACCATTTTGGCCAGCCGCTCCATCTGCGCGCAGCCCAGTGCCGCGTTTATGTTGGGCAGGCGGTAGTTGTAGGCGACCGCGTCGTGCTCGAATGCCCAGGCATGCGCCTTCTTGGCCGTCGAGGTAAAATGCCGGGCGTGGCGGGCATGCGCCTCGTCGTCGGTCACGATCATGCCGCCGCCGCCTGTGGTGACGATCTTGTTGCCGTTGAAGCTCAGGACCGCGGAATGGCCGAAGGTGCCGCAGCCCTTCCCGTTCAGGGTCGAGCCGAGCGACTCGGTCGCATCCTCCACGATCACGAGACCGTAGCGGGCGGCGACTGCGCCGAGCGCGGTCATGTCGACGGGATGCCCGAAGATGTGCACGGGAACGACGGCCCGGAGGCGGCGGCCGGTGTGTTTGTTCACCCAGGCGCCGTTCTGCCGCACGGCGATGGCGTCGAGATGCGCCTCGAGCGCGCGCGGGTCGAGCCCAAGCGTATCCCAGGTTGAATCGACGAAATGCGGCACGGCGCCGGCATGGCTCACCGCGTTGGCGGTCGCGACGAAGGTGATCGAGGGCAACAGCACCTCGTCGTTGGGCTCGACACCTTCGAGCACCAATGCCGCGTGCAGGGCGGCGGTGCCGTTGACGATCGCAACCGCGTGGCGCGAGCCGGTTGCGGCCGCCACCATCTCTTCGAAGCGGGTGACGTATTTGCCGGCCGACGACACCCAGTTGGTGTCGATGCAGTCGAGCACCAGCTCGCGCTCACGATTCCCGAAACGCGGTTCGTGCAGCTCGACCGGACGCTGCGCCGTCCCGAGCACGGCATCGACCGCGTCGAGTAGCGGCTTGAAGTCAAGCACGGCGGAACGGTTCTGGCTCGCTTGCGCGGAGGACATGCTCATCTTGCTCACAACGTATAGGCATTGACGCGATAGCAGGCCAGGTTCTCCTTTTTGGTGAACCAGGCGATGGTTTGTTCGAGCCCCTTGCGCAGGCCGTCCACGCCGCCGAAGCGCGGCGACCAGCCGAGCAGCTTTTGCGCCTTGGCGTTGGACGCCCAGAGACGCTCGACCTCGCTGCGCTCGGGGCGCACGCGAACGTCGTCATGCTCGATCTCGATTTCCGCTTCCATCAGCTCGGCGATCAGCCGCGCGGTGTCGCCGATCGAGATCTCGAAGGCGCTGCCGATGTTGATGACCTCGCCTACGCCGGCCTTGGAATCGAGCGCCACCAGGAAGCCGCCGACGGTATCGGCGACATAGTTGAAGTCGCGCGTCGGATGGATGCTGCCGAGCTTGATCTTGCGCGCGCCGGCCGCGATCTGGGTGATGATGGTAGGGATCACCGCGCGGGCCGATTGCCGCGGGCCGTAGGTGTTGAACGGACGTACCACCGTCACCGGCGTGCCGAACGAGCGCTCGAACGACAGCGCGAGCTGATCGGCGCCGATCTTGGTCGCGGAATAAGGCGACTGGCCCTGCAGCGGGTGCTCCTCGGTGATCGGAACGAATTGCGCGGTGCCGTAGACCTCGCTAGTCGAGGTGTGGATCACCTTCTCGACGCCGAGATCGCGCGCCGCCTGCAGCACGTTGAGCGTGCCGCGGATGTTGGCTTCGACATAGGTGTCGGGCGAGTGATAGGAGTAGGGAATCGCGATCAACGCGGCGAGATGCAGGACGGCGTCGCACCCCTTCATCGCGGTGCGCACGCCGTTGGGGTCGCACACATTGCCGGCGAAGACGTCGAATTCCTTGCGGATGTCGGGCGGCGAGGAATCGAGCCAGCCGTGCGAGCCCATGCTGTTGTAGTGCACGAAGGCGCGCACCGCGACATTGCGCCGGACCAGCTCTTCCGCAAGGTGCGATCCGATGAAGCCGCCCGCCCCCGTCAAAAGTACTTTTCGCAAAGTTTCAGCTCCCCTCTCGTCGGGCCACCCGACCTGGCATCCCGGCTTGTGACGGCCGCTTCTAACCACTCCGGCCGCTTGAGGCCAGTTCGAATGAGCCGCCGTCCCCCTAACGGATCCGGAACTGTCGCTGGGAAATACAACTGAAGACCCGCTACAAGCCATTGAAAAAGTTAATGAATATCACGCAAACCGCCCGGCCGCCCGCCATGCAAATTGGCGCCCGAGCTAGATCACCATGTCATCCTGGATGGGGGGTCCGGGCAAGATCGGAAGCGACTGGATGCTGTTTGATGCCCGTTCTCGTTGAGGCATTGGCCGAAGATGTTGCGAATCGCGCAGAACGGGGGCTAAGTTAGGCTAGGGGTAAAATATCCAAGCCCCATGGCGGAGTACTCGATGAGCTCTCAAATCGGCTACCGACCTAGTGCGACGCGTTGATCAAGGGCCACATTCCTACCGTCTCTCAATTTCAGGAACTGCGCCCTAAATTCGTTTATCTGTTCTTGTGACAACTGGCTCGCGCGTTCTGTGTAGGCCAGCAGTGGCGTTGACAGAGCCCCAACGACAACCAGTCCCAGAAGTAGTTCGCGCAATGCACCTGGCATGTGGTTCCATATCTCCGCGAGACGGGCAGTCAAAGCAGTCCCAATTCGATCTAGAAGAGTTAATAATCGATAAACGTTAACGATTGATGAAACAAGAAGACGACTCCTGTAAGGCTAGACTTTGCTCGACCGCATTGGTTGAAGGGCCCTTATGACGCTACCAGCTATTTTGTCAGCAAGTTCCTGCCGATAGTGAATGAGATCAAGGAAATTTCTGGGATCACGAATTGACGCGCTGTCGGTACGATATTCGACGAAGCTAGCTGGAGAGCGCCCCGCAATAATGCTTTCATATGCCGTTATACAGGCGCGTCGCGCGGTGGCCGCGGGGCGATCGCGGGTTTGACAAGAGCGTAAAAAACCGGCGGCACGATTAGAGTGACCGGGCTTCAGGCGGCAATTTGCCGATCTAACTATGCGTCATTCTATGAGTAGAACGACATCGAAGACTTCAAATAAGATGGAAGTGGTCCATCGGATCGACAAACCGAGCCGCAGGACCGGTATCGGCATGTTCAATTATGTCTACCGATTTCAGGACAGACTCCTCAATACTCTTTACGAACGCATCCTGCACCGCGTGAAACAACGACGTGAAATCCCCAGACGCGGGCTCGACCCTGCTGATCATACCTCCTCCTTCCCGGAGCACTGCTCGAAAAGCGAAATTGTCGCCGACCGCTCCTTGACCAGTAGTGGCTGCGGCGATCGTCCCGTCTCCATTCAGATCCTGATGGAGAACGGATTCATACGATTGCAGCGTCGGACTCGTGCCTGAGACAACGGAGGTAAGGCTGGAGACGTAATTTCCGTTGCTATCGGTACTCCACACCACGTACTGGTCGGCGCTGCCGTTTTTCCAAACGACGTCGTAGCCAGATCCTGTCTGCTCCGCACCGATCGGTACATAAGACCCACACTGTCCAACCGTGATCGCCGCGCCGCCAGATTTGAGTGAGGGGCCGGCGCCACCCGTGTAGAGGTAATAATTGGACCCAATCTGCGAAAGCGTGGTGGAGCCCGCCGACTCGATCGCGGTGGTGGCCGGCGCTGCACCTACGGTCCCGTCCCCATTCAGATCCTGATGGAGAACGGCTTCATACGATTGTAGTGTCGCACTCGTGCCTGAAACAACGGAGGTAAGGCTGGAGACATAGTTTCCATTGCTATCGGTACCCCACACCACGTACTGGTCGGCGCTGCCGTTCTTCCAAACGACGTCGTAGCCGGCCCCCGTCTGCTCCGCACCGATCGGCGCATAAGACCCGCACTGTCCGACCGTGATCGCCACACCGCCAGACTTGAGCGAGAGGCCGATGCCGCCCGTATAGAGGTAATAGTTGGATCCAACCTGCGAAAGCGTGGTGGAGCCTGCCGACTCGATCGCGGTGGTGGTTGCCGTTACACCAACGGTCCCGTCGCCATTCAGATCCTGATGGAGAACGGCTTCATACGATTGTAATGTCGTACTCGTGCCCGAAACGACGGAAGTAAGGCTGGAGACGTAATTCCCATTGCTATCGGTACTCCACACCACGTACTGGTCGGCGCTGCCGTTTTTCCAAACGACGTCGTAGCCAGATCCTGTCTGCTCCGCACCGATCGGTACATAAGACCCGCACTGTCCAACCGCGATCGCAGCACCTCCAGATTTGAGAGTTGGGCCGGTGCCAGTCGAAATAGAGTCCAGATAGTAATAACCTCCCCATTGCACGAGTTCGACGGAGCCAAAAGCTTCGATCGCGACCGGCGGGCTAGCAAGCGTAGTGCTCGATACCGTGCCATCGGCGAACCGGAAATTTTCAACGCCCGACACTGTATCGCTGCCGTCAGGCGTGCCGGAACGCAGGTCGACCAGCGTGAAAAACTGCGTGGTCGAGTTGTAGCTGATTCCGTAATTCGCCTTGTTGCCGGAGTACACCGCGGTATCGGTGCCGGAGCCA from Bradyrhizobium sp. CB1015 harbors:
- a CDS encoding alpha-2,8-polysialyltransferase family protein translates to MPRIVFFTIHSTTAWWKYLASRIEFADAVVLSDLRDDGDYSLVDDFYRFADRDDAAAAALDRFGADGCADIILRCRVLRSVDRDLALKMIGGMTQAIEQAFDKLGPALVMTFTIDRYVMDVMERVARRRGIDFLEMTTSIIPDQVMLMRRGKPVLLREPSTEDIDAAVGQLCREDFAPAYVRDAKRFSLAKFWRIFGYYALRGAFFNVWRFLKRDRYNCHYLDALKRLKHKVRMRDVAVLGLLDHDWDKRLADVPRERRVFLGLQLFPEASMDYWLGPQGMLAHDDVVVRYCEVLGRAGYRIFVKDHPLQFGFRQRELFERLAKLPSVVLVPYDVPANLLIGKCAVSVTFTGTIGFQAALAGLCSVATEPYYATQQHFLHVRDTDELDGLAERLARWQSPDSLDTTRRAIMRHLASISVEGDYFGWRKFDPENEAVRAAVEPLVRSLNAHLPKFLKSCRTAA
- a CDS encoding LegC family aminotransferase, coding for MSMSSAQASQNRSAVLDFKPLLDAVDAVLGTAQRPVELHEPRFGNRERELVLDCIDTNWVSSAGKYVTRFEEMVAAATGSRHAVAIVNGTAALHAALVLEGVEPNDEVLLPSITFVATANAVSHAGAVPHFVDSTWDTLGLDPRALEAHLDAIAVRQNGAWVNKHTGRRLRAVVPVHIFGHPVDMTALGAVAARYGLVIVEDATESLGSTLNGKGCGTFGHSAVLSFNGNKIVTTGGGGMIVTDDEAHARHARHFTSTAKKAHAWAFEHDAVAYNYRLPNINAALGCAQMERLAKMVAAKRVLAERYLDAFSDFPCARIYREPKGSESNYWLNTLVLDREYALERDRLLEALHGHGIRARPLWTPMHLLPMYRACPRAALPVAEDMNTRCINLPSSPFLAGATQEGANQS
- a CDS encoding NAD-dependent 4,6-dehydratase LegB, with the translated sequence MRKVLLTGAGGFIGSHLAEELVRRNVAVRAFVHYNSMGSHGWLDSSPPDIRKEFDVFAGNVCDPNGVRTAMKGCDAVLHLAALIAIPYSYHSPDTYVEANIRGTLNVLQAARDLGVEKVIHTSTSEVYGTAQFVPITEEHPLQGQSPYSATKIGADQLALSFERSFGTPVTVVRPFNTYGPRQSARAVIPTIITQIAAGARKIKLGSIHPTRDFNYVADTVGGFLVALDSKAGVGEVINIGSAFEISIGDTARLIAELMEAEIEIEHDDVRVRPERSEVERLWASNAKAQKLLGWSPRFGGVDGLRKGLEQTIAWFTKKENLACYRVNAYTL
- a CDS encoding M10 family metallopeptidase C-terminal domain-containing protein, yielding MATAVNVSATNNAEIDGLLSGVKWSGTITYSFPNAPSDYSNPYYGGSSEPTTSGFASAPAQIQTAINYAIGLILGYTNADIQYAGTNGADIMVAQSPAANPTAYAYYPGNYASGGDIWFGTQYNFSLAKLGNYYFTTALHELGHALGLKHSQEAGGPGNVAVPSAHDSSEYTVMSYRSYVGASTTGGYTNEAYGYSQTYMANDILALQTMYGADYTTQSSNTVYTWNPTTGQEFINGVGQLAPGGGVGGSANRIYKTIWDGGGVDTYDLSNYTTNLSINLNPGASSVFSSVQLAYLGDGHYASGNVYNAYLYNGDARSYIDNATGGSGNDSIVGNAIANALNGAGGGDTITGGGGNDTIVGGSGTDTAVYSGNKANYGISYNSTTQFFTLVDLRSGTPDGSDTVSGVENFRFADGTVSSTTLASPPVAIEAFGSVELVQWGGYYYLDSISTGTGPTLKSGGAAIAVGQCGSYVPIGAEQTGSGYDVVWKNGSADQYVVWSTDSNGNYVSSLTSVVSGTSTTLQSYEAVLHQDLNGDGTVGVTATTTAIESAGSTTLSQVGSNYYLYTGGIGLSLKSGGVAITVGQCGSYAPIGAEQTGAGYDVVWKNGSADQYVVWGTDSNGNYVSSLTSVVSGTSATLQSYEAVLHQDLNGDGTVGAAPATTAIESAGSTTLSQIGSNYYLYTGGAGPSLKSGGAAITVGQCGSYVPIGAEQTGSGYDVVWKNGSADQYVVWSTDSNGNYVSSLTSVVSGTSPTLQSYESVLHQDLNGDGTIAAATTGQGAVGDNFAFRAVLREGGGMISRVEPASGDFTSLFHAVQDAFVKSIEESVLKSVDIIEHADTGPAARFVDPMDHFHLI